Proteins encoded within one genomic window of Nomia melanderi isolate GNS246 chromosome 8, iyNomMela1, whole genome shotgun sequence:
- the LOC116431705 gene encoding G-protein coupled receptor 143 — MADPTIQTFCCHHSNRTDMAIVVMQEFNTDIYNTVCMLSSMVGILGAVYQIIPKEESNLPHRWQNFSSSRGREIIIWLAIADLLASLGVFIRSALWMNFKSIMPMEDDTSSVVFCALSSAWTQYFYMATWIWTLCYAIDMKLLLGDRSGHPTCYHAFAWICPAILTTFGLAILYIPDANCHNLTSLSTAILRILPNYCATYVLLAVVMIVNPVLYFASTRDLQTAVTCSLAQITGRERKLVQTIRLKFALTNVVYYVCWLPNLINGILLWTLWFQLPIKTIITLWYIMAVTNPLQAFFNALVYKRWGKREKFRLECCQKLGSFNISQITKTDTGVRLTESSPLLDPKFGCPPHTSINGSSSF, encoded by the exons atgGCTGATCCAACAATACAAACGTTCTGCTGTCATCACTCAAATAGAACAGATATGGCTATTGTAGTTATGCAAGAATTCAACACGGatatatacaatactgtatGCATGCTCTCATCCATGGTAGGAATCCTGGGTGCAGTATATCAG ATAATACCAAAAGAAGAATCTAATCTGCCTCACCGATGGCAAAATTTCTCTTCCTCCAGAGGACGAGAGATTATTATATGGCTTGCGATTGCTGACCTTTTAGCTTCGTTAG GTGTATTCATAAGATCAGCACTTTGGATGAACTTCAAATCTATAATGCCAATGGAGGATGATACTTCCAGTGTCGTTTTCTGTGCACTTTCATCG GCTTGgacacaatatttttatatggcaACATGGATCTGGACATTATGCTATGCCATAGATATGAAGTTATTGCTTGGCGATAGATCCGGACATCCAACATGTTACCATGCATTTGCGTGGATATGTCCAGCAATTCTTACAACATTTGGTTTGGCAATTTTATATATACCAGATGCAAA ctGCCACAATCTGACCTCTTTATCCACTGCCATACTACGTATATTACCaaattattgcgctacctatgTATTATTAGCGGTAGTTATGATTGTTAATCCTGTACTATATTTTGCGTCGACGCGAGATCTCCAAACTGCAGTTACTTGCAGTCTGGCTCAAATAACAGGCAGGGAAAGAAAATTGGTGCAAACAATAAGGCTTAAGTTTGCGTTGACTAATGTAGTATATTATGTGTGCTGGTTGCCAAATTTGATCAATGGTATCTTATTATGGACTTTATGGTTCCAATTGCCAATTAAAACCATTATAACTCTGTGGTATATAATG GCTGTTACAAATCCTTTACAAGCGTTTTTCAACGCACTCGTATATAAGCGATGGGGCAAAAGAGAAAAGTTTCGGTTAGAATGCTGCCAAAAGTTAGGCAGCTTTAATATAAGTCAGATAACAAAAACAGACACTGGTGTACGATTAACTGAATCTTCACCATTACTGGATCCAAAATTCGGATGCCCTCCTCACACGAGCATAAAcggttcttcttcgttttga
- the LOC116431706 gene encoding S-methyl-5'-thioadenosine phosphorylase isoform X1: MLLLAICNRCHTDIGIIGGSGLDDPQNQILNCRTVITREDAKNDFGLPSSDLYQGNINGVDVVLLSRHGPGHKISPTAVNYRANIEALRLAGCTHILASAACGSLQECIHKGQLVVPDSFIDRTIKRHVTLYDGTSSKYAGVCHMPMEPAFSSEMSKILFEAGKELEYDIRNGGTVAVIEGPRFSSKAESNALRLWGGDLVGMTTCPEVYLAKEAGLLYAIIAMATDYDCWKSCEETVHAADVVTLFKQNVNKVTNLLVRAIKIIGEKNWDKEIDDLQELCRSSNVST, encoded by the exons ATGCTGCTCCTTGCTATCTGCAACCGGTGTCACACAGAT ATTGGAATAATTGGCGGTTCTGGATTGGATGATCCCCAAAATCAAATCCTTAATTGCCGAACAGTGATTACTCGAGAAGATGCCAAAAATGATTTTGGATTGCCTTCTAGCGATCTTTATCAGGGAAATATTAACGGTGTTGACGTTGTGTTATTATCAAG ACATGGACCAGGTCATAAAATAAGTCCCACTGCAGTAAATTACCGTGCAAATATTGAAGCTTTACGATTAGCTGGATGTACTCACATACTTGCATCTGCAGCATGTGGTTCTTTACAAGAGTGTATACATAAAGGGCAGTTAGTTGTGCCAGACAGTtttatagatagaacaataaagaGACATGTAACTCTTTATGATGGCACCTCATCTAAGTATGCAG GTGTATGCCATATGCCAATGGAGCCAGCCTTTAGTTCAGAAATgtcgaaaatattatttgaagctGGTAAAGAACTAGAATACGATATTAGAAATGGAGGAACAGTAGCAGTTATAGAAGGACCACGTTTCTCCTCAAAAGCTGAAAGTAATGCTCTGCGTCTCTGGGGTGGAGACTTAGTTGGTATGACTACATGTCCAGAG GTATACCTAGCTAAAGAAGCAGGACTTTTATATGCAATTATTGCAATGGCAACAGATTATGATTGTTGGAAAAGTTGTGAAGAAACTGTTCACGCAGCTGATGTAGTAACATTGTTTAAACAAAATGTCAATAAAGTAACAAATCTGCTTGTAAgagcaattaaaattattggagAAAAGAATTGGGATAAAGAAATTGATGATTTACAG GAACTATGTAGAAGTAGTAATGTTTCTacttaa
- the mRpS5 gene encoding mitochondrial ribosomal protein S5 isoform X1, which yields MTSHLIRICGIITNCTKTCYANYNVSPHGLLKSSIPVMQNTRNTTNFFNKRPAAALWKSVTSVSNAGRRRGRAKGIPQMKDLNKGQKVGIGKVGMVFPGLNSALLTGNKLNVQEKHPILDSLEIKSSAPHSKVTSKRYRKVSILERGWTSASLAGRKIGPPDPVDDESFEGFESWILRFKVVNIMTNNFGRVKKHTVTVLTGNRNGLIGFATVKGKNFKPCVIRAKNRAAQKLMYFQRYNDHTVLNDFFTQFGRTKIFVRQMPQGSGIISHRIIRVICEALGIKDMYAKVEGCTNPQHIIKAFLVGLLKQKPYQRMADEKRLHLVELRRENGYYPKILASPEKPRTKSELTKNEIIDFKQYVMNGKIVLRKKPRPSPFSNHPNYVRHLRKAERQRGQDDVRLRLRAEYGELRSFLFEKYPEARAPRYLDILKNKLNKGEVEE from the exons ATGACAAGTCATTTAATTCGTATTTGTGGAATAATCACAAATTGTACAAAAACATGCTACGCTAACTACAATG tgtctCCTCATGGTCTATTAAAATCAAGTATTCCAGTAATGCAAAATACCAGAAACACcaccaatttctttaacaaaa gACCAGCCGCAGCATTATGGAAATCAGTTACTAGTGTTAGTAATGCTGGAAGAAGGCGAGGTAGAGCAAAAGGTATACCCCAAATGAAAGACCTGAATAAAGGACAAAAAGTTGGTATAGGAAAGGTTGGAATGGTTTTTCCTGGGTTAAATAGTGCGCTTCTAACTGGCAATAAATTGAATGTACAAGAAAAACACCCAATTCTTGATAGCCTAGAAATTAAATCCTCTGCACCACACAGTAAAGTTACTAGTAAAAGATATAGAAAAGTATCTATATTAGAACGAGGTTGGACTAGTGCAAGCCTAGCAGGCAGAAAGATTGGACCTCCAGACCCTGTTGATGATg aaagtTTCGAAGGCTTCGAAAGTTGGATATTAAGATTTAAAGTTGTAAACATTATGACCAATAATTTTGGCCGTGTAAAGAAGCATACAGTTACAGTCTTGACTGGAAATAGAAATGGACTCATTGGATTTGCAACAGTAAAGggaaaaaattttaaaccgtGCGTTATAAGAGCTAAAAACAGAGCTGCacaaaaattaatgtattttcaAAGATATAATGATCATAcag TGCTTAATGATTTTTTTACACAGTTTGggagaacaaaaatatttgttagaCAGATGCCTCAGGGCTCTGGAATTATATCTCACCGTATTATTAGAGTAATTTGCGAAGCATTGGGTATAAAGGATATGTATGCTAAAGTTGAGGGATGCACAAATCCTCAACATATAATAAAGGCTTTCCTCGTAGGTTTGTTAAAACAG AAACCGTACCAACGAATGGCAGACGAAAAACGATTGCATTTAGTTGAATTAAGAAGAGAGAATGGTTATTACCCTAAAATACTTGCTTCACCAGAAAAACCAAGAACGAAATCAGAGCTCACAAAAAACGAAATTATAGATTTCAAACAATACGTAATGAATGGAAAGATAGTTTTAAGGAAGAAACCTCGCCCATCACCTTTTTCAAATCATCCCAATTACGTACGTCATTTACGTAAGGCGGAACGACAACGAGGTCAAGACGACGTGAGACTTAGATTAAGAGCTGAATATGGTGAActgcgtagtttccttttcgaAAAATACCCAGAAGCAAGAGCTCCAAGATACCTagatattctaaaaaataaattgaataaaggGGAAGTAGAAGAATAG
- the mRpS5 gene encoding mitochondrial ribosomal protein S5 isoform X2, with amino-acid sequence MQNTRNTTNFFNKRPAAALWKSVTSVSNAGRRRGRAKGIPQMKDLNKGQKVGIGKVGMVFPGLNSALLTGNKLNVQEKHPILDSLEIKSSAPHSKVTSKRYRKVSILERGWTSASLAGRKIGPPDPVDDESFEGFESWILRFKVVNIMTNNFGRVKKHTVTVLTGNRNGLIGFATVKGKNFKPCVIRAKNRAAQKLMYFQRYNDHTVLNDFFTQFGRTKIFVRQMPQGSGIISHRIIRVICEALGIKDMYAKVEGCTNPQHIIKAFLVGLLKQKPYQRMADEKRLHLVELRRENGYYPKILASPEKPRTKSELTKNEIIDFKQYVMNGKIVLRKKPRPSPFSNHPNYVRHLRKAERQRGQDDVRLRLRAEYGELRSFLFEKYPEARAPRYLDILKNKLNKGEVEE; translated from the exons ATGCAAAATACCAGAAACACcaccaatttctttaacaaaa gACCAGCCGCAGCATTATGGAAATCAGTTACTAGTGTTAGTAATGCTGGAAGAAGGCGAGGTAGAGCAAAAGGTATACCCCAAATGAAAGACCTGAATAAAGGACAAAAAGTTGGTATAGGAAAGGTTGGAATGGTTTTTCCTGGGTTAAATAGTGCGCTTCTAACTGGCAATAAATTGAATGTACAAGAAAAACACCCAATTCTTGATAGCCTAGAAATTAAATCCTCTGCACCACACAGTAAAGTTACTAGTAAAAGATATAGAAAAGTATCTATATTAGAACGAGGTTGGACTAGTGCAAGCCTAGCAGGCAGAAAGATTGGACCTCCAGACCCTGTTGATGATg aaagtTTCGAAGGCTTCGAAAGTTGGATATTAAGATTTAAAGTTGTAAACATTATGACCAATAATTTTGGCCGTGTAAAGAAGCATACAGTTACAGTCTTGACTGGAAATAGAAATGGACTCATTGGATTTGCAACAGTAAAGggaaaaaattttaaaccgtGCGTTATAAGAGCTAAAAACAGAGCTGCacaaaaattaatgtattttcaAAGATATAATGATCATAcag TGCTTAATGATTTTTTTACACAGTTTGggagaacaaaaatatttgttagaCAGATGCCTCAGGGCTCTGGAATTATATCTCACCGTATTATTAGAGTAATTTGCGAAGCATTGGGTATAAAGGATATGTATGCTAAAGTTGAGGGATGCACAAATCCTCAACATATAATAAAGGCTTTCCTCGTAGGTTTGTTAAAACAG AAACCGTACCAACGAATGGCAGACGAAAAACGATTGCATTTAGTTGAATTAAGAAGAGAGAATGGTTATTACCCTAAAATACTTGCTTCACCAGAAAAACCAAGAACGAAATCAGAGCTCACAAAAAACGAAATTATAGATTTCAAACAATACGTAATGAATGGAAAGATAGTTTTAAGGAAGAAACCTCGCCCATCACCTTTTTCAAATCATCCCAATTACGTACGTCATTTACGTAAGGCGGAACGACAACGAGGTCAAGACGACGTGAGACTTAGATTAAGAGCTGAATATGGTGAActgcgtagtttccttttcgaAAAATACCCAGAAGCAAGAGCTCCAAGATACCTagatattctaaaaaataaattgaataaaggGGAAGTAGAAGAATAG
- the LOC116431706 gene encoding S-methyl-5'-thioadenosine phosphorylase isoform X2: MSKYKVKIGIIGGSGLDDPQNQILNCRTVITREDAKNDFGLPSSDLYQGNINGVDVVLLSRHGPGHKISPTAVNYRANIEALRLAGCTHILASAACGSLQECIHKGQLVVPDSFIDRTIKRHVTLYDGTSSKYAGVCHMPMEPAFSSEMSKILFEAGKELEYDIRNGGTVAVIEGPRFSSKAESNALRLWGGDLVGMTTCPEVYLAKEAGLLYAIIAMATDYDCWKSCEETVHAADVVTLFKQNVNKVTNLLVRAIKIIGEKNWDKEIDDLQELCRSSNVST, translated from the exons ATGAGTAAATACAAGGTGAAG ATTGGAATAATTGGCGGTTCTGGATTGGATGATCCCCAAAATCAAATCCTTAATTGCCGAACAGTGATTACTCGAGAAGATGCCAAAAATGATTTTGGATTGCCTTCTAGCGATCTTTATCAGGGAAATATTAACGGTGTTGACGTTGTGTTATTATCAAG ACATGGACCAGGTCATAAAATAAGTCCCACTGCAGTAAATTACCGTGCAAATATTGAAGCTTTACGATTAGCTGGATGTACTCACATACTTGCATCTGCAGCATGTGGTTCTTTACAAGAGTGTATACATAAAGGGCAGTTAGTTGTGCCAGACAGTtttatagatagaacaataaagaGACATGTAACTCTTTATGATGGCACCTCATCTAAGTATGCAG GTGTATGCCATATGCCAATGGAGCCAGCCTTTAGTTCAGAAATgtcgaaaatattatttgaagctGGTAAAGAACTAGAATACGATATTAGAAATGGAGGAACAGTAGCAGTTATAGAAGGACCACGTTTCTCCTCAAAAGCTGAAAGTAATGCTCTGCGTCTCTGGGGTGGAGACTTAGTTGGTATGACTACATGTCCAGAG GTATACCTAGCTAAAGAAGCAGGACTTTTATATGCAATTATTGCAATGGCAACAGATTATGATTGTTGGAAAAGTTGTGAAGAAACTGTTCACGCAGCTGATGTAGTAACATTGTTTAAACAAAATGTCAATAAAGTAACAAATCTGCTTGTAAgagcaattaaaattattggagAAAAGAATTGGGATAAAGAAATTGATGATTTACAG GAACTATGTAGAAGTAGTAATGTTTCTacttaa